One Thermococcus eurythermalis DNA segment encodes these proteins:
- a CDS encoding V-type ATP synthase subunit C has product MKMEAVTGILNTTIAVIFTWVGYKTAKMVWKYTPYSYPNARIKVMEARLLTEQKFNELAESKTLQNFVVSLEDTEYKEYFTDVSTYSIEEIERALEKALAGTYELMFKILPKRSRGFFELLLEGWDVRNITNVVKAKLANEPASDYVIELGTMLPKVKAMAEAKTLEEILVILEGTPYEGLYQKLLLGEIDVTRFEAELYRMYYEKLLNYALSRKDDERAVLEDYVRFSIDKLNMLTALRAKKAGLPAEEIKEMLVPGGTIELDPILNVDSFEMALAGLESTKYGHIIRSVREEIERDLNALERALNDYMITKVLELERVYPLSIATPLSYVLMKEREVRKLRAIAKLVENGVKPERIKELVGEVA; this is encoded by the coding sequence ATTAAGATGGAGGCAGTAACGGGAATCCTCAACACCACCATCGCAGTCATATTTACGTGGGTGGGCTACAAAACGGCCAAGATGGTCTGGAAGTACACCCCCTACTCGTACCCGAACGCGAGGATTAAGGTAATGGAGGCCAGGCTCCTCACGGAGCAGAAGTTCAATGAGCTGGCGGAGAGCAAGACCCTCCAGAACTTTGTCGTGAGCCTGGAGGACACGGAGTACAAGGAGTACTTTACCGACGTTTCCACTTACTCAATCGAGGAAATCGAGAGGGCCCTTGAGAAGGCTCTCGCTGGAACCTACGAGCTCATGTTCAAGATACTCCCCAAGCGCTCAAGGGGCTTCTTCGAGCTCCTCCTTGAAGGCTGGGACGTCAGGAACATAACCAACGTCGTCAAGGCCAAGCTCGCCAACGAGCCGGCGAGCGACTACGTCATCGAGCTCGGTACGATGCTCCCCAAGGTAAAGGCCATGGCCGAGGCGAAGACCCTCGAGGAGATTCTGGTTATCCTGGAGGGCACCCCTTACGAGGGGCTCTACCAGAAGCTTCTCCTCGGCGAGATAGACGTTACGCGCTTTGAGGCCGAGCTGTACAGGATGTACTACGAGAAGCTCCTGAACTACGCCCTCTCAAGGAAAGACGACGAGAGAGCTGTCCTCGAAGACTACGTCAGGTTTTCAATCGACAAGCTCAACATGCTGACTGCCCTCAGGGCCAAGAAGGCAGGCCTCCCTGCGGAGGAGATAAAGGAGATGCTCGTCCCCGGAGGAACCATCGAACTCGACCCAATCCTGAACGTGGACTCCTTTGAGATGGCCCTGGCGGGACTTGAGTCTACCAAGTACGGCCACATCATCAGGAGCGTCAGGGAGGAGATCGAGAGGGACCTGAACGCCCTCGAGAGGGCGCTCAACGACTACATGATTACGAAGGTCTTAGAGCTGGAGCGCGTCTACCCGCTCAGCATCGCCACTCCGCTCAGCTACGTCCTCATGAAGGAGAGGGAAGTCAGGAAGCTGAGGGCAATAGCCAAGCTGGTGGAGAACGGAGTCAAGCCCGAGAGGATAAAGGAGCTAGTGGGTGAGGTGGCATGA
- a CDS encoding V-type ATP synthase subunit F: MKIAVLGDRDTALGFKLAGAHEVYAFEDTPLEMERLKNKLMELIERGDVGIILITERFAQRVELPDVTIPIILQVPDKSGSTFGEEALREIVRRAIGVELKR; the protein is encoded by the coding sequence ATGAAGATAGCCGTCCTCGGTGACAGGGACACTGCCCTGGGCTTCAAACTTGCAGGGGCTCATGAGGTGTATGCCTTTGAGGACACACCCCTCGAGATGGAGAGGCTCAAGAACAAGCTTATGGAGCTCATTGAGAGGGGCGACGTCGGAATAATACTCATAACCGAGAGGTTCGCCCAGAGGGTTGAGCTTCCCGACGTTACCATTCCAATCATCCTTCAGGTGCCGGACAAGTCCGGCTCTACGTTCGGTGAAGAAGCCCTCCGCGAGATAGTCAGGAGGGCGATTGGTGTTGAGCTCAAGAGGTGA
- a CDS encoding ATP synthase subunit A, producing the protein MGRIIRVTGPLVVADGMKGSKMYEVVRVGEMGLIGEIIRLEGDRAVIQVYEETAGIRPGEPVEGTGSSLSVELGPGLLTSMYDGIQRPLEKLRELSGDFIARGLTAPALPRDKKWHFTPKVKVGDKVTGGDILGVVPETSIIEHKILVPPWVEGEIVEIAEEGDYTVEEVIAKVKKPDGTIEELKMYHRWPVRVKRPYKNKLPPEVPLITGQRTIDTFFSIAKGGTAAIPGPFGSGKTVTQHQLAKWSDAQVVVYIGCGERGNEMTDVLEEFPKLKDPKTGKPLMERTVLIANTSNMPVAAREASIYTGITIAEYFRDQGYDVALMADSTSRWAEALREISGRLEEMPGEEGYPAYLASKIAEFYERAGRVVTLGSEPRVGSVSVIGAVSPPGGDFSEPVVQNTLRVVKVFWALDADLARRRHFPAINWLRSYSLYLDAIQDWWHKNVDPEWRKMRDTAMALLQKEAELQEIVRIVGPDALPDREKAILIVTRMLREDYLQQDAFDEVDTYCPPKKQVTMMRVILNFYNRTMEAVDRGVPVDEIAKLPVREKIGRMKFEPDIEKVRALIDETNEQFEELFKKYGA; encoded by the coding sequence ATGGGAAGGATAATTCGTGTTACCGGACCACTCGTCGTTGCGGACGGCATGAAAGGAAGCAAGATGTACGAGGTTGTCCGCGTCGGTGAGATGGGCCTCATAGGAGAAATAATCCGTCTTGAAGGTGACAGGGCGGTCATTCAGGTCTACGAGGAGACTGCGGGCATAAGGCCCGGTGAGCCCGTTGAGGGAACGGGTTCATCGCTCAGCGTTGAGCTCGGCCCGGGACTGCTTACCTCGATGTACGACGGTATCCAGAGGCCTCTTGAGAAGCTCCGCGAGCTCAGCGGTGACTTCATTGCTAGGGGTCTTACCGCTCCGGCTTTGCCGAGGGACAAGAAGTGGCACTTCACGCCCAAGGTCAAGGTCGGCGACAAGGTCACCGGCGGAGACATCCTCGGTGTTGTCCCCGAGACCAGCATCATCGAGCACAAAATCCTCGTTCCTCCATGGGTCGAGGGTGAGATAGTCGAGATAGCCGAGGAAGGTGACTACACCGTCGAGGAGGTCATAGCCAAGGTCAAGAAGCCGGACGGAACCATCGAGGAGCTCAAGATGTACCACCGCTGGCCCGTCCGTGTCAAGAGGCCCTACAAGAACAAGCTCCCGCCGGAGGTTCCGCTCATCACCGGACAGAGGACGATAGACACCTTCTTCTCAATAGCCAAGGGTGGAACCGCCGCCATTCCGGGTCCGTTCGGTTCAGGAAAGACCGTCACCCAGCACCAGCTGGCGAAGTGGAGTGACGCACAGGTCGTCGTTTACATAGGTTGCGGTGAGCGCGGAAACGAGATGACCGACGTCCTTGAGGAGTTCCCCAAGCTCAAGGACCCGAAGACCGGTAAACCGCTCATGGAGAGAACCGTTCTCATAGCCAACACTTCAAACATGCCCGTTGCCGCCCGTGAGGCTTCAATCTACACCGGAATCACCATCGCCGAGTACTTCCGTGACCAGGGCTACGACGTCGCTCTGATGGCAGACTCGACCTCAAGATGGGCCGAGGCTCTGCGTGAGATTTCCGGAAGGCTTGAAGAGATGCCCGGTGAGGAAGGTTATCCGGCCTACCTCGCGAGCAAGATTGCGGAGTTCTACGAGCGTGCCGGCCGTGTAGTTACCCTTGGAAGCGAGCCGAGGGTCGGTAGTGTCTCCGTCATCGGTGCCGTTTCACCGCCTGGTGGTGACTTCAGCGAGCCCGTCGTCCAGAACACCCTGCGTGTCGTCAAGGTCTTCTGGGCCCTCGATGCCGACCTCGCGAGGAGGAGGCACTTCCCGGCAATCAACTGGCTGAGGAGCTACTCGCTCTACCTCGACGCCATTCAGGACTGGTGGCACAAGAACGTTGACCCAGAGTGGAGGAAGATGCGTGACACTGCCATGGCCCTCCTCCAGAAGGAAGCCGAACTCCAGGAGATTGTCAGAATCGTCGGTCCAGATGCACTGCCCGACAGGGAGAAGGCCATACTCATCGTCACGAGGATGCTCCGTGAGGACTACCTCCAGCAGGACGCCTTTGACGAGGTCGATACCTACTGCCCGCCGAAGAAGCAGGTCACCATGATGCGCGTAATCCTCAACTTCTACAACAGGACGATGGAAGCCGTGGACAGGGGCGTCCCAGTGGACGAGATAGCCAAGCTCCCGGTCAGGGAGAAGATTGGCCGTATGAAGTTCGAGCCCGACATCGAGAAGGTTAGGGCGCTCATAGATGAGACGAACGAGCAGTTTGAAGAGCTCTTCAAGAAGTACGGGGCGTGA
- a CDS encoding ATP synthase subunit B has protein sequence MPGMEYSTVSKIYGPLMIVEGVKGVAYGEVVEIETESGEKRKGQVLEARENLAIVQVFEGTRDLDVKTTSVRFTGETLKVPVSMDMLGRIFNGIGKPIDGGPEIIPEDRRDVHGAPLNPVARAYPRDFIQTGISAIDGMNTLIRGQKLPIFSGSGLPHNMLAAQIARQAKVLGEEEQFAVVFAAMGITYEEANFFKKSFEETGAIERAVLFLNLADDPAIERIITPRMALTVAEYLAFDYDMQVLVILTDMTNYAEALREISAAREEVPGRRGYPGYMYTDLATIYERAGRVRGKKGSITQVPILTMPDDDITHPIPDLTGYITEGQIVLSRELHRKGIYPPIDVLPSLSRLMKDGIGKGMTREDHPQLSQQLYAAYAEGRSLRDLVAVVGEEALSETDRKYLKFADRFEREFVAQRYDEDRSIFETLDLGWELLAELPESELKRVRKEYILKYHPKYRKRGS, from the coding sequence ATGCCGGGAATGGAGTACTCCACCGTTAGCAAGATTTATGGCCCTCTGATGATTGTCGAGGGCGTCAAGGGAGTGGCCTACGGTGAGGTCGTCGAGATAGAGACCGAAAGCGGAGAGAAGAGGAAGGGACAGGTTCTTGAGGCCAGGGAGAACCTCGCGATAGTCCAGGTCTTCGAGGGAACCCGCGATTTGGACGTCAAAACAACGAGCGTCCGCTTCACCGGCGAGACGCTCAAGGTTCCCGTTTCAATGGACATGCTGGGAAGGATCTTCAACGGTATAGGCAAGCCCATAGACGGCGGGCCGGAAATTATCCCCGAGGACAGGCGCGACGTCCACGGCGCCCCGCTCAATCCAGTTGCGAGAGCATACCCGAGGGACTTCATCCAGACCGGTATCTCCGCCATAGACGGTATGAACACCCTCATCCGCGGTCAGAAGCTCCCGATATTCAGCGGTTCAGGTCTGCCACACAACATGCTCGCGGCCCAGATAGCCAGGCAGGCCAAGGTTCTCGGTGAGGAGGAGCAGTTCGCCGTCGTCTTTGCTGCCATGGGTATCACCTACGAAGAAGCGAATTTCTTCAAGAAGAGCTTCGAGGAGACCGGAGCCATTGAGAGGGCAGTCCTGTTCCTCAACCTCGCCGACGACCCGGCCATTGAGCGTATCATCACCCCGCGTATGGCCCTCACCGTTGCGGAGTATTTAGCTTTCGACTACGACATGCAGGTGCTCGTTATCCTCACCGATATGACCAACTACGCCGAGGCTCTGCGTGAGATTTCCGCTGCTAGAGAAGAGGTTCCTGGAAGGCGCGGTTATCCGGGTTACATGTACACCGACCTCGCCACAATCTACGAGCGCGCCGGCCGTGTCAGGGGCAAGAAGGGAAGCATAACCCAGGTGCCCATCCTGACGATGCCCGACGACGATATCACCCACCCGATTCCGGACCTTACCGGTTACATCACCGAGGGCCAGATAGTCCTCAGCAGGGAGCTCCACAGGAAGGGTATCTACCCGCCAATTGACGTCCTTCCGAGTCTCAGCCGTCTGATGAAGGACGGTATCGGTAAGGGCATGACCCGTGAGGACCACCCGCAGCTCAGCCAGCAGCTCTACGCGGCCTACGCTGAGGGAAGGTCTCTCAGAGACCTCGTCGCCGTCGTTGGTGAAGAAGCTTTAAGCGAGACCGACAGGAAGTACCTCAAGTTCGCGGACAGGTTCGAGAGAGAATTCGTCGCCCAGCGCTACGATGAGGACAGGAGCATCTTCGAGACCCTCGACCTCGGCTGGGAGCTCCTGGCGGAGCTTCCGGAGAGCGAGCTCAAGCGTGTCAGGAAGGAGTACATCCTCAAGTACCACCCCAAGTACAGGAAGAGGGGCTCTTAA
- a CDS encoding V-type ATP synthase subunit D, with product MAELLNVKPTRMELLNLKRRIQLAKKGHKLLKDKQDALVMEFFTIYDEALQLRRELNLKMKEAFEAIQMAEIELGTLRLKEISLSVKPNREVEILKRNVMGVSVPMIEAESFKRSAVERGYAFVSSSARVDTAAEKFEEVLDLAVRLAEVEETLKRLAKEIEVTKRRVNALEYIIIPRMEATVKFIKQRLDEMERENFFRLKRVKALIAARG from the coding sequence ATGGCAGAACTGCTCAACGTCAAGCCCACCAGAATGGAGCTCCTCAACCTGAAGAGGCGCATCCAGCTGGCCAAGAAGGGCCACAAGCTCCTCAAGGACAAGCAGGACGCTCTGGTCATGGAGTTCTTTACAATCTACGACGAGGCGCTTCAGCTGAGGCGCGAGCTCAACCTTAAGATGAAGGAGGCCTTTGAGGCCATTCAGATGGCCGAGATAGAGCTTGGAACGCTCCGCCTCAAGGAGATAAGTCTCTCGGTGAAGCCCAACAGGGAAGTCGAAATCCTCAAGAGGAACGTTATGGGCGTCTCCGTCCCCATGATAGAGGCCGAGAGCTTTAAGAGGAGTGCCGTGGAGCGCGGCTACGCCTTCGTGTCCAGCTCTGCGAGGGTCGACACCGCAGCAGAGAAGTTCGAGGAAGTCCTTGACCTGGCGGTCCGCCTTGCTGAGGTCGAGGAGACGCTCAAGAGGCTCGCGAAGGAGATAGAGGTCACGAAGAGGCGTGTCAATGCCCTTGAGTACATCATAATCCCGCGCATGGAGGCCACCGTTAAGTTCATCAAACAGCGCCTCGACGAGATGGAGCGCGAGAACTTCTTCAGGCTCAAGAGGGTCAAGGCGTTAATCGCCGCAAGGGGCTGA
- a CDS encoding oxygen-binding di-iron domain-containing protein: protein MGEYFIEPGLDPRKDHVLYRDEEHLVVYLGTQEGGEDVDVNSYLIVSRGKGILIDPGGYKIFSKVLANISKYIDPRDIEYVYICHQDPDVAGSLPLWREVSNAKIIVHWLWTRFLPHFGFEDAKSITHELPDEGETLSFGATTLEFIPAHFLHSPGHFTIYDHRSKFLFTGDIGIALLDEPYIVVENIERHIQAMRPVHERLMASNKAIKAWLDKVRFLDVEAILPQHGAIIPKKFIPRFYDFLENLKCGVDLYR, encoded by the coding sequence GTGGGGGAGTATTTTATTGAGCCCGGGCTTGACCCGCGAAAGGATCACGTTCTCTACCGTGACGAGGAACACCTGGTCGTTTACCTCGGGACGCAGGAGGGGGGAGAAGACGTCGACGTCAACAGCTACCTCATAGTCAGCAGGGGGAAAGGTATCCTGATAGATCCAGGAGGGTACAAGATTTTCTCAAAAGTTCTCGCCAACATCTCCAAATACATAGACCCCCGGGACATCGAGTACGTTTACATATGTCATCAGGATCCCGACGTCGCGGGGAGCCTTCCCCTCTGGAGGGAAGTCAGCAACGCGAAAATAATTGTCCACTGGCTCTGGACGAGGTTTTTACCTCACTTCGGCTTCGAGGACGCCAAGAGCATCACACACGAGCTCCCTGATGAAGGTGAAACGCTCTCATTCGGGGCAACGACCCTTGAGTTCATTCCCGCCCACTTCCTCCACAGTCCCGGCCATTTCACAATATACGACCACAGGAGCAAGTTCCTCTTTACCGGTGACATTGGCATAGCGCTCCTTGACGAGCCATACATCGTTGTCGAGAATATCGAGAGACACATTCAGGCCATGAGACCCGTCCACGAAAGGCTAATGGCCAGCAACAAGGCAATAAAAGCTTGGCTGGACAAGGTCAGGTTCCTTGACGTTGAGGCAATACTGCCTCAGCACGGGGCAATCATACCCAAAAAGTTCATACCGCGCTTTTACGACTTCCTTGAGAACCTGAAGTGCGGCGTTGACCTCTACCGCTGA
- a CDS encoding methyl-accepting chemotaxis protein: MNIRSIEKASNALAQSVRIKTSSRESSKIVDELAEEISGQFLDNNLAIIENIEKLSRVMKELEKFQQEFLPFFQRFEVFASEFNTLVENLEYISKISDSIASVAKQTNLVALNASIEAARAGEAGRGFAVVAEEIRNMAVQTMNLAKEIKDFNARVMGQLETLRDALTVMDRIKEGTEILGRDIEVMVEISSVLEEISREQEEIVNDIKRLKGIALALRKFADMQDRYNKELASLLRMMVSEYAKEQKTEEVFDDD; this comes from the coding sequence ATGAACATCAGAAGCATCGAGAAGGCCTCAAATGCGCTGGCCCAGTCAGTTCGTATAAAAACGTCCAGCAGGGAGTCCAGTAAAATCGTTGATGAACTTGCAGAGGAGATAAGCGGGCAGTTCCTGGACAACAACCTCGCAATAATAGAGAACATAGAAAAGCTGTCCAGGGTTATGAAAGAGCTCGAAAAGTTCCAGCAGGAGTTTTTACCCTTTTTCCAGCGCTTTGAGGTCTTTGCCAGCGAGTTCAACACCCTTGTTGAGAATCTTGAATACATTTCAAAAATAAGCGATTCAATAGCCAGTGTTGCCAAACAGACAAACCTGGTTGCCTTGAACGCCTCAATCGAGGCGGCCCGTGCGGGAGAGGCCGGGCGGGGCTTTGCTGTCGTTGCCGAGGAGATCAGGAACATGGCCGTCCAAACGATGAACCTTGCCAAGGAGATTAAGGACTTCAACGCCCGTGTTATGGGACAGCTGGAGACACTCCGCGATGCTCTGACGGTCATGGATCGCATTAAGGAGGGCACCGAGATACTGGGGAGGGATATAGAGGTAATGGTCGAGATTAGCTCCGTTTTGGAGGAAATTTCGAGAGAACAGGAAGAGATAGTCAACGACATCAAGAGGCTCAAGGGAATAGCCCTTGCCCTCAGGAAATTCGCCGACATGCAGGATAGGTATAACAAGGAGCTGGCTTCTCTCCTTAGGATGATGGTTAGTGAATACGCAAAGGAGCAAAAGACTGAAGAGGTGTTTGATGATGACTGA
- a CDS encoding alanyl-tRNA editing protein has protein sequence MTEKLYYKDPYLKETTARVVEVKDLGNGLVELVLDRTIFYPEGGGQPSDRGLIEGDGFAIEVTNVKERKEIWHEGVLEGRLPEKGEEVTLKLDWDWRYENMKNHTGQHILSAVLKKLYDLDTTGFQIFEHYNKIEVNGELDWDMITKAEIEANRIVAEGIPVTVEEFKYLPEELLKTLRKHVSKVTDRVRIVSIGDVDRTPCGGTHVRNTSEVGLIKVLRFYKKSRDLWRIEFVAGNRALRTLNELLEDYWSSLEEMPNKNRPLIERVKDLKAEMGSLEGKIEELRRELWRWKGLALIDKAEEIGHYNVVTLVEKWPMKDAQAFAVNFVENNPGSILLIAGENYVLFARNEEVEVSMKELLSKVIEELGGKGGGTDNLARGKVEAEPEDVLDVAKEKLRELINSSGDQ, from the coding sequence ATGACTGAAAAGCTGTACTACAAAGACCCCTATCTCAAGGAGACGACAGCAAGGGTAGTTGAAGTTAAAGACCTCGGTAACGGTCTAGTTGAGCTTGTCCTTGATAGGACTATCTTTTATCCTGAAGGCGGGGGTCAGCCCTCTGACCGGGGGCTCATAGAGGGAGACGGCTTTGCAATTGAAGTCACCAACGTCAAGGAGCGGAAGGAAATCTGGCACGAGGGGGTACTTGAGGGCAGGCTTCCAGAGAAGGGGGAGGAAGTTACGCTCAAGCTCGACTGGGACTGGAGATACGAGAACATGAAGAACCACACCGGCCAGCACATTCTCTCCGCTGTTCTCAAGAAGCTCTACGACCTCGACACGACGGGCTTCCAGATTTTCGAGCACTACAACAAGATTGAGGTCAACGGCGAGCTTGACTGGGATATGATTACAAAGGCGGAAATCGAAGCAAACAGAATAGTGGCAGAGGGTATTCCCGTAACCGTCGAGGAGTTCAAGTACCTTCCGGAGGAGCTACTTAAGACGCTGAGGAAGCACGTGAGCAAGGTAACCGACAGGGTCAGGATAGTGAGCATCGGCGACGTTGACAGGACGCCCTGCGGCGGGACGCACGTCAGGAACACCTCTGAGGTCGGGCTTATCAAGGTTCTGCGCTTCTACAAGAAGTCCAGAGACCTATGGAGGATAGAGTTCGTGGCCGGCAACAGGGCTTTGAGGACACTCAACGAGCTCCTTGAGGACTACTGGAGTTCCCTTGAGGAGATGCCCAACAAGAACAGGCCCCTCATCGAGCGCGTCAAAGACCTGAAGGCCGAGATGGGCTCCCTTGAAGGGAAGATTGAGGAGCTCAGGCGTGAGCTCTGGCGCTGGAAGGGCCTGGCCTTGATAGACAAGGCGGAGGAGATTGGCCACTATAACGTCGTTACCCTCGTCGAGAAGTGGCCGATGAAGGACGCCCAGGCCTTCGCCGTCAACTTCGTTGAGAACAACCCCGGCTCGATACTCCTCATTGCCGGAGAAAACTACGTCCTATTCGCGAGGAACGAAGAAGTGGAGGTCTCCATGAAGGAGCTCCTCTCAAAGGTCATCGAGGAGCTTGGGGGCAAGGGTGGGGGAACCGACAACCTTGCCCGGGGAAAGGTGGAAGCCGAGCCCGAAGACGTTCTTGACGTTGCAAAAGAAAAGCTGAGGGAGCTCATAAACTCCTCCGGGGACCAGTGA
- a CDS encoding 7-cyano-7-deazaguanine synthase, producing the protein MLKCSLCVHDERTAKIDIIDGKPICRECQVYLKHPIEGEKIRKELEELMKDVDRAVVAYSGGKDSVVSLYLAKEVYKVPELEAVMIDHGLMAEEAIENAKRIAEYLRVPFKVLRYDYSDIFREALLNGESPCRRCSKRTMEKLRKYALKNGYRYIITGHELPFGHHPYRLMSGGVIQIRLLSMMTEEERFEILKELPFEFPELPGYTTNCLVLGPALERYWEKHGHSFEHRRIAALVRYGLMSRERAEEELKKPKVPEEQWRVVLEKLGITEDALD; encoded by the coding sequence ATGCTCAAGTGCTCACTCTGCGTCCACGATGAAAGGACAGCCAAAATAGACATCATCGACGGGAAGCCAATATGCAGGGAGTGCCAGGTCTATCTCAAGCACCCGATTGAGGGGGAGAAAATCAGGAAAGAGCTCGAGGAGCTAATGAAGGACGTTGATAGGGCCGTAGTCGCATACTCCGGAGGAAAGGACAGTGTTGTGTCGCTCTATCTCGCAAAGGAAGTCTACAAGGTGCCGGAGCTTGAAGCAGTCATGATAGACCACGGGCTCATGGCGGAGGAAGCGATAGAGAACGCAAAAAGGATAGCTGAGTACCTGAGAGTTCCGTTCAAGGTTCTTCGCTATGACTACTCGGACATCTTTAGAGAGGCCCTGCTAAATGGTGAATCCCCCTGCAGGCGCTGTTCCAAGAGGACTATGGAAAAGCTCAGGAAGTACGCCCTCAAAAACGGCTACCGCTACATCATCACCGGCCACGAGCTGCCGTTCGGCCACCACCCCTACAGGCTCATGAGTGGGGGGGTGATTCAGATAAGGCTCCTCTCAATGATGACCGAGGAGGAGCGCTTTGAAATACTGAAAGAGCTCCCCTTTGAGTTCCCAGAGCTGCCGGGTTACACGACCAACTGCCTCGTCCTCGGCCCGGCGTTGGAGCGCTACTGGGAAAAGCACGGCCATTCTTTTGAGCACAGAAGGATAGCTGCTTTAGTCCGCTACGGGCTGATGAGCAGGGAGAGAGCCGAGGAAGAGCTGAAAAAGCCCAAGGTGCCAGAGGAGCAGTGGAGGGTTGTGCTTGAAAAACTGGGAATAACGGAAGACGCGCTGGATTAA
- a CDS encoding radical SAM protein: MKYSWEEFARKMGVEPQILENKEARLLKEFVMDLKFPTHCQGCQGLDLSNPNPVHHPSYELTPACNHDCIFCYSNVAVKLGKVPKPGYYGWENPKAITVSQYGEPLLSKRIVEVNRMLRERFPEARLDLQTNGSLLTEELWEKLDFDIVMISLDAATREKHLKITNADTFDAVVNALRIVGADKSVRSVVRTIFMPGINDEDIPKIAELAASLGIDEMMLQPLTIHELNVERLKKAGLDFERAGSVRELLKTVMEAKKYIDVRISGCLLAQLKRMDSLTLFSVKRVAREVAPIVKRKREEL, from the coding sequence ATGAAGTACAGCTGGGAGGAGTTCGCGAGAAAGATGGGCGTCGAGCCCCAGATTTTGGAGAACAAAGAGGCGAGGCTGTTAAAGGAGTTTGTCATGGATCTTAAGTTCCCAACCCACTGCCAGGGGTGTCAGGGCCTTGATTTGAGCAACCCAAACCCGGTTCACCACCCGAGCTACGAGTTAACCCCCGCGTGCAACCACGACTGCATATTCTGCTACTCCAACGTTGCGGTGAAGCTCGGAAAGGTTCCAAAACCCGGCTACTACGGCTGGGAGAACCCAAAGGCAATCACCGTTTCGCAGTACGGCGAGCCCCTGCTGAGCAAGCGAATAGTAGAGGTCAACAGAATGCTCCGCGAGAGGTTTCCGGAGGCGAGGCTCGACCTCCAGACGAACGGCTCGCTTTTGACTGAGGAGCTGTGGGAGAAGCTCGACTTCGATATCGTCATGATAAGCCTCGACGCGGCCACTCGTGAGAAACACCTGAAGATAACCAACGCCGACACCTTCGACGCCGTGGTGAACGCTCTCAGAATAGTCGGCGCCGACAAGAGCGTCCGCTCCGTCGTCAGGACGATATTCATGCCCGGCATCAACGACGAGGATATACCGAAGATAGCAGAGCTTGCCGCTTCCCTCGGAATAGACGAGATGATGCTCCAGCCGCTGACAATCCACGAGCTCAACGTGGAGAGGCTTAAGAAGGCCGGACTGGACTTTGAAAGGGCCGGGAGCGTTAGGGAGCTCCTCAAGACAGTGATGGAGGCAAAGAAATACATAGACGTCAGGATAAGCGGCTGCCTCCTGGCACAGCTCAAGAGAATGGACTCACTCACGCTCTTCAGCGTCAAGAGGGTCGCGCGGGAGGTTGCACCCATTGTAAAAAGGAAGAGGGAAGAACTCTAA
- a CDS encoding dihydroorotate dehydrogenase electron transfer subunit — translation MYRVVELKETWEVARDVRAFRLSGEFDFTPGQFVMVWLPGAGEKPFSLAWRDMLVVKRVGPFTSRLFGLEEGDRLWIRGPYGRGFELRGDRPALVAGGIGIPPLYALARQYKGIFKEVTLIYGARSKDELALMDIENYVDEVIITTDDGSAGVKGFPTDVLAERKDDFDQVYACGPEPMLRAVLRVMDYRNVQVSAERYMKCGIGVCGSCNLGKYLVCRDGPVFDGLQLRGLL, via the coding sequence ATGTACAGGGTAGTTGAGCTTAAGGAGACCTGGGAAGTCGCGAGGGACGTCCGGGCGTTCAGGCTCTCAGGGGAGTTTGACTTTACGCCCGGGCAGTTCGTTATGGTCTGGCTCCCCGGCGCCGGGGAAAAGCCCTTCAGCCTGGCGTGGAGGGACATGCTCGTTGTCAAGCGCGTCGGGCCGTTCACGTCGAGGCTCTTCGGCCTGGAGGAAGGGGACAGGCTGTGGATTCGCGGACCCTATGGAAGGGGCTTCGAACTCAGGGGGGACAGACCTGCACTCGTGGCGGGAGGTATAGGAATTCCGCCGCTCTACGCCCTAGCACGACAGTATAAAGGCATATTCAAAGAGGTAACGCTCATCTACGGCGCCCGCTCAAAGGACGAGCTTGCACTGATGGATATCGAGAACTACGTGGACGAAGTGATTATCACGACCGACGACGGCTCGGCAGGGGTTAAGGGCTTCCCAACGGACGTTTTGGCCGAAAGGAAGGACGACTTTGACCAGGTCTACGCCTGCGGCCCGGAGCCCATGCTGAGGGCAGTCCTGCGGGTCATGGACTACCGGAACGTCCAGGTCTCGGCCGAGCGCTACATGAAGTGCGGCATAGGCGTCTGCGGCTCCTGCAACCTCGGAAAATACCTCGTGTGCAGGGACGGCCCGGTCTTTGACGGCCTTCAACTGAGGGGACTTCTCTGA